The genomic stretch CGAAGATCCCCGCCGCTTGTTGATGGATCTGTAAACGGTAAGGCGGGGTCAACCCCGCCCTACGGCGCAACCAGAACCGCCCCCGTAGGTCGGGGTTTACCCCGACCACCCCAAACAAGGCTCTGCATCATGACCCCCGAACTGACCGTCCTTGCCCTTGCGGGCCTGTTGCAAGGGGTGCAATTCGTCCTGATGTCGGTGCCTGCCAATCTGGAACTCGGCCCGGGCAAGACAGCGGGGCCGCGTGACCCCGGCCGCCTTGGCAAGCCGCTGATCGAACAGGTCAGCCCCAAGACGGGCCGCCTGTTCCGGGCGCTGAATAACCATTTTGAAGGTTTGATCCTGTTCACACTCGCCGTGGTCGTCGTTACGCTGGGCGACAAGGCGACAGGGCTGTCCGCCGCCTGCGCCTGGGTCTACCTTGGCGCGCGGGTGCTATATATCCCTGCCTATTACTTCGGCCTGACGCCCTGGCGTTCGGTGATCTGGATGTTTGGCTTTGCGGCCACCATGCTGATGATCATCTCGGCCCTGATCTGAATCTGAAGGAGTTTCCATGTCCAGCTATGATGTCATCTTTATCGGCTCCGGCCCCGGCGGCTATGTCGGCGCGATCCGCGCGGCGCAACTGGGCCTCAAGGTGGCCTGCGTCGAAGGCCGCGCCACATTGGGCGGCACCTGCCTGAACGTCGGCTGCATCCCGTCCAAGGCGCTGCTGCATGCAACCCATATGCTGCACGAGGCGGAACATAATTTCGCGGGCATGGGGTTGAAGGGCAAGGCCCCGTCGGTCGACTGGAAACAGATGCTGACCTACAAGGACGACACGATCGGCCAGAACACCGGCGGCATCGAATTCCTGTTCAAGAAGAACAAGATCGACTGGATCAAGGGCTGGGCCTCTATCCCCGAGGCGGGCAAGGTCAAGGTCGGCGAGGATCTGCATGAGGCGAAGAATATCGTCATCGCCACAGGGTCGCAGTCGGCCAGCCTGCCGGGTGTCGAGGTCGACGAAAAGATCGTCGTCACATCGACCGGCGCGCTGGAACTGGGCAAGATCCCCAAGACGATGGTCGTGATCGGCGCGGGCGTCATCGGGCTGGAACTGGGGTCGGTCTTTGCCCGCCTTGGCGCGGATGTGAATGTGATCGAATATCTCGACGCAATCACGCCGGGCATGGATGCCGAGGTTGCCCGCCAGTTCCAGAAAGTGCTGACCAAACAGGGGCTGAAATTCACCCTTGGCGCGGCTGTGCAGGGTGTGACCGTCAAAGGCGGCAAGGCCACCGTGTCCTATAAGCTGCGCAAGGATGACAGCGCCCATGAAATGACCGCCGATACAGTGCTGGTGGCAACGGGCCGCAAACCCTATACCGATGGGCTGGGCCTCGCGGATCTGGGTGTGGAACTGACCGAGCGTGGCCAGATCAAGACCAATGCCAGCTTTGCGACCAATGTCGCGGGGATCTATGCCATCGGTGACACGATCACCGGCCCCATGCTGGCCCATAAGGCCGAGGATGAAGGCATGGCCGTCGCCGAAATCCTTGCAGGCCAGCATGGCCATGTGAATTACGGCGTGATCCCCGGCGTGATCTATACCCATCCCGAGGTCGCCAATGTCGGCGAAACCGAGGAATCGCTGAAAGCGGCCGGGCGCGCCTATAAGGTCGGCAAATTCCCCTTCATGGGCAATGCGCGGGCCAAGGCGAACCATTCCGCCGATGGTTTCGTGAAAATCCTTGCCGACAAGGAAACCGACCGGATCCTTGGCGCGCATATCATCGGCCCGATGGCGGGTGATCTGATCCACGAAATCTGCGTCGCGATGGAATTCGGCGCCGCAGCCGAGGATCTGGCCCGCACCTGCCACGCCCACCCGACCTATTCCGAGGCCGTGCGCGAAGCGGCCCTTGCCTGCGGCGACGGCGCGATCCACGCCTGATCGGCATGCTGCGGCGGTGGTCCCGGTGGGCCATCGCCACAGCCCGCGCGGCACAAAGCCCGCATCCCGGACCCTATCCACCATATCGGCGCCACAATCACCCGTTAACCAGAGGGTCACTTTATGTGACAAGGCTGGAATGACAGATGAAGCCGGTGATCCTTGCGATAGGCTGCGGATGATGCAGGCGATATCAGCGCGCGTGACCACCGCGCGCGGCACCAGCTCTTGCACGGATTTCGCCCTTGCACCACCGCTCGCCAGGCCGCGGGTCCGGTCATGATCCGGCGCATCGCAGCGCAGCTTGGCTTGCCTGCAGCCGCCCGCCTGCGCAAGACAGCGGCGGTGCGCATATTATCGGCCATGTGCCATGTCAGCAAATGCGACGGCATCATCGCCCCGGCCGAGGTCGCGCTGATCAGCGACACGATCCAGCGGCTGACGGGACGCAGCTTTGCACCGGACGAAATCATGCAGCTGGCCGATCAAACCCGCCTGCAGCTGACCCCCCAGGATTACGCCGCCTTCGGAACCGGTCTGCGCAAGGACGAAAAAGCCGTGATGATGCATGGCGTACTGGCGATCGCGATAGCCAGCGGGCGGATCTTTCCCGCCGAATATGCCTTTGTCACGGCGCTTGCCCAAGGGCTTGGCTTGCAAGGCGCAGATGTCCGCCGCCTGCTGGGCCTTGCCATCGCGGATATGAATACGCGCGGCGCCTAGCCTTTGAGCATCCGCAACCCCTGCGTCACATCCGTGCGGATCGCCAGACGCAGCCCCGGTTCGTCCCCGGCCTTGAGCGCGCCCAGGATCAGCTTGTGATGATAGGGCGGTTCCTTGCGGTTCAGCCGGCCATAAAGCGCGCGCATCGTCGGCCCCAGCTGCAACCAGACCGTTTCGGTCATCGCCAGCATCGCGGGGGCCTGCGCGCGCAGATACAACATCCGGTGGAATTCCAGGTTCATGCGGATATAGCCTGTCGCATCATGGCGGGCGACCATCTGGCTGACGCCTTGGTTGATCGCCTCCAGCCGGTCGATCAGCGCGAAATGGGCGCGGGGCAAGGCGCGCGATGCCAGTTCCGGCTCCAGCATGGCGCGCAGCGTCGCCAGCTCTTCGATCCGCTCGTTGGACAGGGCCGGCGTGGACACGCGCCCCGACGAGGACAAGAACAACGCGCCTTCCGCCACCAGGCGGCGCACGGCCTCACGCGCGGGGGTCATGGACACGCCATAGGTCTTGCCGATCCCGCGCAGCGTCAGCGCGGCACCGGGCGCCAATTCGCCATGCATGATCTGGGTGCGCAAGGCGCGGTAAACCCGTTCATGCGCAGAGGTGGTTGAATCGACAGGGCGGGGCTGGATCAGCATGGGAAATATGTGATCACATAAACCGCGCCCGTCAATCGTCGAAACGCAGGCGATGCAGGCTTTCACCGTGATCGCGCAGCCATTGCCGGTGCAATGCATAATCGGGGCATAGCCCTGCGACCAGGTCCCAGAAAGCGGGCGCATGGTTCATCTCGCGCAGATGCGCCACCTCATGCGCGGCGACATAATCCAGCACGACAGGCGGGGCCATGATCAGCCGCCATGAATACATCAACACCCCTTTGCTGGAACAAGACCCCCAACGCGACCGCGTATCCCTGATCGACAGCTTGTCGTAACTGACCCCCAGCGTGGCGGCATGCCGGTCCGACGCCGCGGCCAGCGCATCGCGCGCCAGCGCCCGCAGACGGGCGCGGATCGGTGCCGCAGCGGGGCGGGACGGCGGCACCTCGATCCGGTCATCCAGAAACCGCACGCGCGGCCCCGCCACCACAGGCAAGGCCCTGCCCTGCACCGGCACCGATGATCCGATGCTGACAGGCTCTGCCGGACCGATCCGGCCCAGATGGCCGCGCAGCCAATCTTCCTTGTCATGCAGAAAGGCCAGCCCATCGCGGTCCGGCAAGCCCAGCGGCATGGTCAGCGTCACCCGCCCGTCCAGCCGCGACACCCGCAAAGACAGCCGCCGCGCCTGTGCCGATTTGCGCAATGTCACGTCAATCGGGGGGTTGCCATGCAACGTGTGACGGCCCATATCCAGCTTTCTGTAAATGCCTGCGCCAAAGCCTTTGACACCTGTCAATGCTTATGGCAGTTGGCAGCGATCCCCCGCAAGGGGCGACCAAGTTTTTGAAGGGATAGCCTATGCCTAAGGAAGAATGGGGCACAAAGCGCCTTTGCCCCGAAACCGGCAAACGCTTTTACGACCTGAACGCGACACCGATCATCAGCCCCTACACGGGCAAAGAGGTGACGATCGACACATCCAAGACCCGCACCATGGTCGCGGATGCCGAAGATCTGCAATCCAAAAAAGCCCGCGACGTCGATGATGAAGACGATCTGATCCTCGACGACGAGGAAGAAGATGATGTCGATCTGGGCGATGACGTGCTCGAAGACGATGACGACGAAGACACCGTTTCCTTCGACGATCTGGGCGATGTCGCGGCCAAAACCGACGACGATTAAAAGCTGAACCCCGGGCGCGATTAGCACTTGATCTCGCCCGGTCTGCTGCCTAAACAGCGGCACGCAACGCAGGTTGCAAATGGGGCCATAGCTCAGATGGGAGAGCGCTTGCATGGCATGCAAGAGGTCAGGGGTTCGATTCCCCTTGGCTCCACCAAATTCCACATGAAAACGCGATATGCACAGGGGCGGCCACCACCGGTCCCTGCCTGATCCTGCATCTTCCGAGCCTAAATATCCCCGCCGGAGGCCCTAAATCTTTTTGGGGCCAGCCTCACAACAACCCGTTCGGCAAGGGCTGTTCGGCTGCCGTGTTGATCCGCCGGAACCACAGCGTCAGCGCGGCAGAGCTCATCACGATAAACAATGAATAGAGCACCGGAACGGCCATGACCGCCTGCGCCTCGGCCCCGCTGAAGGTGAAGGCGATGATCGCAATGGCCAGCGGGCCGTTCTGGATTCCGGTTTCCAGCGCCACCGTGCGGGCATTGCGCGGATGCAGGCGCAACAGCTTTGCAAAGCCATAGCCGATGGCAAAGCCAAACAGCCCCAGCATGATCGAGGCGAAATAAGTGCCCCAAGTCGTCGCCAGCAGAAATTCCCAATTGCGCGGAATCCACGATACGATCAGGAACAGGATGAAGAACAGCGCCAGCAGCGACCCGAAAAACTCGGTCACCGCGCCGACATTGGCGCTGACCTTGCGCAAGACCATCCCGATGGCGACCGGCACCAGCAGCAGGATCAGCGTCACGATGATGTTCTCGCGCGGGATATCCAGATCAAGCGCACCGGCATAGACCAGCAGAACAACGGGAATCAGGATCACGCCAAAAACCGTCGATGTCACGGTCATCAGCACCGATAGCGCAAGATTGCCCTTGGAAAAATAGGCAAAGATATTCGACGTGGTCCCGCCCGGCATGCAGGCCATGATCAGGATGCCGATCTTGATCGTATCCGACACCGGCAAGGTCGTCGCCAGCACAAAGCCGATCAGCGGCATGAAACCGAATTGCGCGATCACGCCGACCGCCAACCCATAGGGCCGCTTGAGCGCCAGCGCAAAATCTCGCGGGGTCAGTGACGCGCCCATCCCCAGCATGATCACGAAAATCATCAGCGCCAGAATGGCCTGTTCGAGTGGTCCGACCATGTTACAACTTTCCTTTCAACGCGATCCGCATCACGCGGCCTGCGCCTGTTCCTGGGCGCGCAAATCCTTGCGCAGGATTTTTCCGACGTTGGATTTCGGCAATTCGTCGCGGAATTCCACGAATTTGGGCACTTTATAGCCGGTCAGATGGTCTTTGCAGTAGCTGCGCAGATCGTCCTTGCTAAGGCTTTCGTCGCGGGCCACGACATAGGCTTTCACCGCCTCGCCCGCCGCCCCGTCGGCCACGCCGATCACGGCGACCTCGACCACATCGGGATGGGCTGCGATCACATCCTCGATCTCATTGGGATAGACGTTGAAACCGGACACAAGGATCATGTCTTTCTTGCGATCCACGATGCGGAAATAGCCATCGGCATCCATCACCCCGACATCGCCGGTCAAAAGCCAGCCATTCTGGATCGTTTTCGCGGTCTCTTCGGGTTTGCGCCAATAGCCCAGCATGATCTGCGGCCCTTTGGCGATGACCTCGCCGGGCTGGCCTTGGGGCACATCGGCCCCGTCATCATCGACACAGCGCACATCCGTGGACGGGATCGGCACGCCGATACTGCCATGCCGGACCTGCCCGAAGGGGTTGAAGGTCAGCACCGGCGAGGATTCGGTCAGCCCGTAGCCTTCCAGCACCGGCTTGCCGGTCACCTGTTCCCAGCGTTCGGCCACCGATTTCTGCAAGGCCATCCCCCCGCCGAGGCGAATTTCAGATGTTTGGGCGGCGTGTCCAGAAACCAGATTTCATTGTTCAGCCCGTTGAACAGGGTGTTCACCCCGCTCATCCAGGTGATCTTGTAATTCTCAAAGGCGCGTTTGAGGTTCGACAAGGGGCGCGGGTTCGGGATCAGGATGTTGCGCGCCCCGATGGAATAGAACCCCAGAAAATTCACGGTAAAGGCAAAGATATGATAAAGCGGCAGCGCCGTCAGCGCGACTTCCTTGCCCTTGTCCAGATTGGTGATCAGCGACATGGTCTGCGCCATATTCATCAAGATATTGGCATGCGACAGCATCGCGCCCTTGGACACGCCGGTCGTGCCGCCGGTATATTGCAGACAGGCGACATCATCAGGGCGGATCGTGCTGCGGTAAGCGCCGACCGCATTGTGCAGGCTGTCATGCTTGGCACGTCCCGCCGCAATGGCATCGGGCAGGCGGATATGCGGAATCGTGACCGGATGCACCGATTTATCCCAATGTTTCTGCACCAGCCCGACGATCATCTTGGGCAGGCGCGGCAGGTATTCGGCAACGCGGGTGACGATCACATGCTCGATCGGATAGGTTTTCACGGCCTCGGCCAGCTTGTCGGCGAACATATCCACCACGATGACAGCGGCGGGTTCGGCATCGGTGAATTGCTTGGCCATTTCATCAGCCGTGTAAAGCGGGTTGACGTTGACCAGCACGCAGCCCGCCTTGAACACGGCCATCGCCGCCACCGGATAGGACAGGCAATTGGGCACCTGCACCGCCACCCTTTCCCCCGCCTGCAAGCCTGCGACATCGCGCAGATAAACCGCAAGCGCATCGGACATTTCGTCAGCCTGCCTAAATGTCAGCGTGCCGTTCATGCCGTTCGGCAGCACCGTGGTGAATGCGGGCAGGTCGCCATAGATCGCCGCGGTTGCGCTGATGAAATCGCCAAGGCTCTGGTGGGGCATATCGTCAATCGAATTTGGAACGGACGGGCCATAAAAGGCCATCCACGGACGGTCATGTGCCAAAGTGCTTCCTCCCAAAAGCGTTTGGAAGACCGTAGCCGGATTGACGGCTTTGTGAAGCCAGAGTTTACAAGGGGACGTTACGTCGCGACAGGCGCAGGCACTTGGGTCAGCGGCATTGCTGTCTGGCGCACCACATCGCCCAGCTGGCGGAATTGCGCGGCCATCGGATTGGTCTTACGCCAGATCATACCCACCCGGCGCGCCGGTTGCGGGTCTGCAAAGCGGCTGATGCTGACACGGGCAGAGCGGGTTTCCACCGCCACCGCCATCTGCGGGATCAGCGTCACACCGATCCCCGCCCCCACCATCTGCACCAGCGTTGACAGCGAACTGCCGTCCAACCCGTCGCGGGCCATCGCCGATTGCAGATTGCAAAACGACAGCGCCTGATCGCGGAAGCAATGGCCCTCTTCCAGCAGCAACAGCCGCAGGTGGCGCAGATCGGACGGCTGCGGCACTGGCGCTGCACCGTCCTTTTCGGACCTGACCAACAGCAGGTTTTCATCGAAGAGGGCCAGTTCTTCCAGCCCCGGCTCGACCACCGGAAGTGCGACAATCGCCGTATCAATCTGCCCGTCATGCAATTCCTCGATCAGCCGCTGGGTCACGGTTTCGCGCACATGCACGTCCAGATCAGGAAAGCTCTGGCCCAGCGCGCCAATCAATCCGGGCAAAAGATAAGGCGCGATGGTCGGGATCACCCCGATCCGCAACCGCCCCGCCAGCCCCGATTGCGCAGCCCGCGCCATATCGCCCAATTCATCGACCGCTTGCAGGATATCGCGCACCCGCTGCGCCCAATCTGCGCCAAAGGCGGTCAGCCGCACCTGCCGCGCGCCGCGTTCGAACAAGGCAGTGCCAAGCGTGCTTTCCAGCTCTTTGATCTGCACCGACAGGGCGGGCTGTGAAATGGCGCAGGCATCCGCCGCACGCCCGAAATGACCGTGGCGGGCCAAAGCCTCGAAATAGCGCAGTTGTTTGAGCGTGATATTCATAACCTGAAGTTATCGAAACTATTAAAAATTGCAACTTAAACAAATGAGGAAGATATGTTAGAAAGATTCTAAGCGCGCGTGCCGGGCAGCCGGCAGCGCCGCCATCACACTTTGCCACAAGCAATCGGAGAGAGAATCATGGACGGAAATGATGTTGGAAAATGCCCAGTCATGCACGGGGTCGGTCTGAACACCACCACCGGCACACGCGGCAACCGCGACTGGTGGCCTAACCAGTTGAACCTGCGCATCCTGCACCAGAACGCGCCCGAGATCGACCCGATGGGTGCTGATTTCAACTATGCCGAAGAATTCAAAAAGCTCGATTTGCAGGCGCTCAAGCAAGACCTGACCGCGCTGATGACCGACAGCCAGGATTGGTGGCCCGCCGATTACGGCCATTACGGCCCGTTCTTTGTGCGCATGGCATGGCACAGCGCCGGCACCTATCGCACCGCTGACGGGCGCGGCGGGTCCCGGTCCGGCACCCAGCGTTTCGCACCGCTGAACAGCTGGCCCGATAACGCCAACCTCGACAAGGCGCGCCGCTTGCTCTGGCCGCTCAAGCAGAAATACGGCAACCAGATTTCCTGGGCTGATCTGATGATCCTTGCGGGCAATGTCGCGATGGAATCGATGGGCTTCAAGACTTTCGGTTTCGGCGGCGGCCGTGCCGATATCTGGGAACCCGAGGAAGACATCTATTGGGGCACAGAAGATACTTGGCTGGGCGACACCCGCTACAAAGGCGACCGCGAGCTGGAAAACCCACTGGCTGCCGTGCAGATGGGCCTGATCTACGTCAACCCCGAAGGCCCGAACGGCAACCCTGATCCGCTGGCCTCCGCCCGCGACATCCGCGAAACATTCGCGCGGATGGCGATGAATGACGAAGAAACCGTGGCCTTGGTCGCCGGTGGCCACACATTCGGCAAATCGCATGGTGCAGGTGACGCGGCTCTTGTCGGTCCCGAGCCAGAAGGCGCGCCGATCCACCAGATGGGCTTTGGCTGGAAGAACGGCCATGGCAGCGGCAAGGGCGTGCATACCACGACCAGCGGCATCGAAGGTGCCTGGACCCCCACGCCCACAACCTGGGACATGAGCTATTTTGACACTTTGTTGGGCAATGAATGGGAACTGACCAAAAGCCCCGCCGGCGCAACCCAGTGGCGCCCCGCCAAAGGGGCCATGTCGGATGCGGTTCTTGACGCGCATGACCCCGCCCAGCGTCATGCCCCGATGATGACCACCGCCGATATGGCGCTGAAGCTGGACCCGACATATGCGCGGATTTCCAAGCATTACCACGAAAACCCCGAGATCTTCGCCGATGCCTATGCCCGTGCATGGTTCAAGCTGACCCACCGCGACATGGGGCCAAAGGCGCTGTATCTGGGCAATGAAGTCCCCGCCGAAGACCTGATCTGGCAGGACCCGATCCCCGCCGTGGATCATGACCTGATCGACAGTGCCGATGTGACAGCGGTGAAGGCGCAGATCATGGCGACAGGTCTGTCGGTGCAGGAATTGGTGCGCACGGCCTGGGCCTCGGCCTCGACCTTCCGTGGCTCTGACAACCGGGGCGGTGCCAATGGCGCGCGCATCCGTCTGGCCCCGCAAAAGGACTGGACCGTCAACGAACCAGCAGAATTGTCCAAGGTGTTGGCCGCATTGGAAGGCGTGCAAAGCGCGTTCAACGCAGCCCAGACCGGCAACAAGCGCGTATCGCTGGCCGATCTGATCGTGCTGGGTGGCTCTGCCGCGATCGAAGCAGCCGCAAAGGCCGCCGGTCACGACGTGTCGGTGCCTTTCACACCTGGCCGGACCGATGCAACAGCCGAACAGACCGATGCCGAAAGCTTTGAAGTGATGGAACCGATTGCCGATGGTTTCCGCAACTACCTCAAGCCCGGCCTGTCGGTGGCTGCCGAAAAGCTGCTGGTGGATCGCGCGCAATTGCTGGGCCTGTCGGCACCGGAAATGACCGCGCTGGTCGGTGGTCTGCGCGTTCTGGGGGCAAACTATGGCAACACCAGCCACGGTGTGCTGACCGATGCGCCCGGCACGCTGACGAACGACTTTTTCGTCAACCTGACTGATCCGTCCTATGATTGGGCCCCGGTCGCAGGTGACGAAAATGCGTTCGAAGGCCGTGATCGGGCGACCGGCACCGTCAAATGGACCGGCACCCGCGTCGATCTGGTGTTCGGCTCGAACTCGCAGCTGCGCGCCATCGCCGAGGTTTATGCCCAGAACGATCAGGCCGACCGCTTTGTCGGGCGTTTCGTGCAGGCCTGGACCAAGGTCATGGAACTGGATCGTTTCGATCTGAAATAAGCAAGACAGGGCGCAGCGGGTTTTCCGGCTGCGCCCCTTTTTCGCGGCCATTGCACGGCAAGGGGGCCGCTGATGAAAACCTCAACCCTGATCATTGGTGGTGGCCTGACCGGCCTTTCCCTTGCTTACCGCTTGCAGATGGCGGGGCAGGATTTTCTGCTGGTCGAAGCGCGCGACCGGTTTGGCGGGCGGATCGCATCGCTGTATGTGGATGGCGAAGGCTTTGATCTCGGCCCGTCCTGGGTCTGGCCGGGGCAGGCGCGGATCGCGGCCCTTTGCGACCATCTGGGCCTGGCTTTATTTGCCCAACATGCCCAAGGTGTGCAGCTTTACGAACATCCCGACGGACAAATCATCCGCGACCAAGGCTTCATGTCGATGGCCGGATCGCTGCGGATCACGGGCGGCACCGGCGCACTGGTGGCGGCGCTTGTTGCGCGGCTGGACCCTGCGCGGCTGCTGATTGATGCGCCTGTGCAACAGGTATCCGACAGCGGCGCCAGTTTGCAGGACGGGCGCGCCATCAGCGCCGACCGGGTGGTGATCGCCATCCCGCCACGGCTGGCCGCTGGCTTGGCCTATACCCAAGCGCTGCCTGCGGATGCGCTGCGGGCATTGGCGGGCGTGCCGGTCTGGATGGGGGCGCATGCCAAATGCGTCGCGGTCTATGACACCCCGTTCTGGCGCGCTGCCGGTCTGTCCGGCGATGCGGCCAGCAGGCGCGGCCCTTTGGCGGAAATCCATGATGCCAGCCCCGCGCGGGGGCCGCTGGGGGCCTTGTTCGGCTTTGTCGGTGTGCCTGCGGATCTGCGCGCCCAGACCGATCTGCGCGCCCCGGTGATCGCGCAACTGGTCCATCTGTTCGGGCCGCAGGCCGCGTCGCCGCGCGCGCTGCAGATCATGGATTGGTCGCGCGAGGCCTTTACCGCCACCCCTGCCGATGCCAGCCCGCCGCCGGGGCATCCGGCCTATCTGCTGCCCGCTGCCTTGCGGCAGGTCGCGGATCACCGGATCATCTTTGCCTGCGCGGAACTGACCACCGACAATGGCGGCCTGATCGAAGGTGCGCTGGCCGCCGCCGAACGGGCGGCCCGTCTTATTCTGCCGGGCTGATCATTCCGCCGGGGCCAGTGCCGCGTTCGGCACATGCCGTTTCGCGCGCTTTTCACCCAGCATCAGCATCGCAGGCGTGACCAGCAAGGTCAGCACCGTGGCAAAGACCAGCCCGCCCGCGATGGCGCTGGACAATTCTGTCCACCATTGCGTCGATGGCGCGCCATAGACAATTTCACGCGTGAAAAAATTGATGTTCAGGCCGATCACCATGGGCATCAACCCCAGCGCCGTCGTCACCGAGGTCAGCACCACGGGCCGCAGACGTTGCGCCCCGGTGCGCAAAGCGGCCTCGAGCGAGGAAAGCCCCTGCGCGCGCAAGGCGTTGAACGTGTCGATCAGCACGATGTTGTTGTTCACCACGATCCCCGCCAGCGCGATCACGCCAATCCCGCCCATGACCACGCCAAAGGGGCGGCCCGTGATCATCAGCCCCAAAAGCACGCCCGCGACCGAAAAGACAATCGCCGACATCACGACAAAGGCCTGCCAGAAACTGTTGAATTGCGTCAGCAGGATCAGGAACATCAGCCCGATGGCCGACAGGAAAGCCCCGATCAGAAAGGTCATGGATTCGGCCTGATCCTCGGCCTCGCCACCGAATTTGATGGTCACGCTATCGGGCAGATCAAGCGCGTCAAGCGCCGCTTGCAGCGCCAATGTCTGGTCATTCGCCAGCACGCCGGGGGCCACGTCGGCGGATATCGTCAGCACGCGCGCCTGATCAATGCGCGTGATCACACCGGACCGCGGGGCCGGATTGAACGACACGAAATTGGAAATCGGCACCAGACCGACAGAGGTCGGCACGCGCAAAGCCTCTAGTTCTTCGAGCGTGCGGCTATCGGCGGGAAAGCGCACGGCGATATCCACCTCGCCATCACCGTCATCGGGGCGATAGGTCGCGACATTGATCCCGCGCGTCAGCAATTGCACCGCTTGGCCCAGCAAAGCGACATCCGCGCCACTGCGCGCAGCCTCGGAGCGGTCGACGCTGATCTGCCATTCAACGCCGGGGCTGGGGCGCGAATCGATCACATCGATGAACCCGCCCAGCCGGTCCATTTCCGCCAGAACCGCCGCAACCGCAGTGGTCTGGTCGGCGTCATTGGGGCTGAAAATCTCCAGGTTGACGGGTTTGCCGCCGCCGGGACCCGCAGCACTGGTCTGGACCTGCACCTCGATTCCGGGGATTTCGGCCATTTCGGCGCGGATATCCTCGGCAATCAATGCGACGGGGCGGCGCGTGTCCCAATCCGTCATTTCAAGCTGCAACGTCCCAATCACATCGCCGCCTTCGCGCGATTCGCCAGAGCGGGCATAGATGCTGGCCACCTCGCCATAGCGCGACAGCCGCGTTTCCACCGCGCGGACCAGCGCGTCTTGTTCGTAGACCGAGAAATTATCCTTGGCCAAAATCTCGACCTGGGCATAATCGGGTTCGACATCGGGAAAGAAGGTCAGCCCATTGCCGAAATGGCCATAAGCCACGAAAGACCCGACCAGCGCGATCATCGCCAGCGACAGCGTCGTCCATGGCCGCAAGATCGACCATTCCAGCACCCGGATATAGCCGCCCATGAACCCGGTCATCTGGCGCGGATCACCCTTTTCGGCGGCATAGAGCTGCGCCTTGGCACGGGCGGTCTGGCCTTGGCGCTTGCCGATCATGCCGCCGACCACGGGGATGAAGATCAACGCCATGAAAAGCGATGCCGATAGCGTCACGATCACCGTGATGGGCAGGAATTTCATGAATTCGCCCACAACCCCCGACCAGAACAGCAGCGGAAAGAACACGCAAAGCGTGGTCGCGGTCGAGGCGATGATCGGCCAGGCCATGCGCTTGGCCGCGCGGGCATAGGCGGTTTTCGGACTGTCGCCTTCATGCAGATATCGATCCGCCAGTTCCACGGTGACGATGGCCCCGTCCACCAGCATGCCCACGACCAGGATCAATGAGAACAGCACGACGATATTCATCGTCAGCCCCATGAAATACAAGACCGCAACACCCGTCAGAAAGGCGCCGGGAATGGCCAGCCCGACCAGCAGCGACGACCGCAGCCCCAGCGCATA from Yoonia vestfoldensis encodes the following:
- a CDS encoding efflux RND transporter permease subunit — protein: MNGLIDAAFGRGKVVTLVFAFLLLVGAFAYLAIPKESNPEVTIPVVYVSTSMDGISPQDSEDVLVRPMETEFASLTGLSTMTAKAGEGFATVQLEFEPGYDAGQALDDVRQAADRAENDLPDSVQLTVTEINTALFPILTVILSGPVPERTLNAIADNLQDEIEALGGVLEVDMAGKRDELLEVLIDPTVFETYNLSFDELIGSITRNNQLIAAGAIESEAGRIVLKVPGLIENAQDVMDLPIITRGQTVVTFADVATIRRTFEDPVGFARIDGQPALALEIKKRAGANIIDTVDDVRAVIDRVQASWPETVEISYTLDESETVKTMLSDLEANVIAAIILVMIVVVYALGLRSSLLVGLAIPGAFLTGVAVLYFMGLTMNIVVLFSLILVVGMLVDGAIVTVELADRYLHEGDSPKTAYARAAKRMAWPIIASTATTLCVFFPLLFWSGVVGEFMKFLPITVIVTLSASLFMALIFIPVVGGMIGKRQGQTARAKAQLYAAEKGDPRQMTGFMGGYIRVLEWSILRPWTTLSLAMIALVGSFVAYGHFGNGLTFFPDVEPDYAQVEILAKDNFSVYEQDALVRAVETRLSRYGEVASIYARSGESREGGDVIGTLQLEMTDWDTRRPVALIAEDIRAEMAEIPGIEVQVQTSAAGPGGGKPVNLEIFSPNDADQTTAVAAVLAEMDRLGGFIDVIDSRPSPGVEWQISVDRSEAARSGADVALLGQAVQLLTRGINVATYRPDDGDGEVDIAVRFPADSRTLEELEALRVPTSVGLVPISNFVSFNPAPRSGVITRIDQARVLTISADVAPGVLANDQTLALQAALDALDLPDSVTIKFGGEAEDQAESMTFLIGAFLSAIGLMFLILLTQFNSFWQAFVVMSAIVFSVAGVLLGLMITGRPFGVVMGGIGVIALAGIVVNNNIVLIDTFNALRAQGLSSLEAALRTGAQRLRPVVLTSVTTALGLMPMVIGLNINFFTREIVYGAPSTQWWTELSSAIAGGLVFATVLTLLVTPAMLMLGEKRAKRHVPNAALAPAE